The Natrinema salaciae genome contains a region encoding:
- a CDS encoding acyl-CoA dehydrogenase family protein: protein MAVDLPDEHRMIRETVRDFCETEIEPIAQEIEDEHRFPAEIFDQLADLDMMGVPIAEEYGGLGGDTLMYALVAEELGRVSGAIGLSYVAHTSLASKPIELFGSESQKDRWLRPLAEGEYLGGWALTEPGSGSDASDMDTTAVKDGDEWVLDGTKQFITNATEAGSILVKAVTDPDAGYDGISTFIVDPRDDDGFEVTTVWDKMGLNASPTCEISLENVRLSEDRLLGAAGDGWEQTKTTLDGGRISIAALSTGLAQGAYEHAKRYSTEREQFGQPISEFDAIRDTIVDMYRKTERARLLTRKAARTYDQGDPVTRESALAKLDASEAAREVAEDAVQVLGGYGYTTDFAPQRFYRDAKLMEIGEGTSEIQHLVLGRELGL from the coding sequence ATGGCCGTCGATCTACCCGACGAACACCGGATGATCAGGGAAACCGTCCGCGACTTCTGCGAGACGGAGATCGAACCGATCGCACAGGAGATCGAAGACGAACACCGGTTTCCCGCGGAGATCTTCGACCAGCTCGCCGATCTCGATATGATGGGCGTTCCGATCGCCGAGGAGTACGGCGGACTCGGCGGGGATACGCTCATGTACGCACTGGTCGCCGAGGAACTCGGCCGCGTCTCCGGCGCGATCGGGCTCTCCTACGTCGCACACACGTCACTCGCCTCGAAGCCCATCGAACTGTTCGGCTCCGAGAGCCAGAAGGACCGCTGGCTCCGGCCGCTCGCCGAGGGCGAGTACCTCGGCGGATGGGCGCTGACCGAGCCCGGGAGCGGTTCCGACGCGTCGGACATGGATACCACCGCAGTGAAAGACGGCGACGAGTGGGTCCTCGACGGGACCAAGCAGTTCATCACGAACGCCACCGAGGCCGGGTCGATCCTCGTCAAGGCGGTCACGGACCCCGACGCGGGCTACGACGGGATCTCGACGTTCATCGTCGATCCCCGCGACGACGACGGCTTCGAGGTGACGACGGTCTGGGACAAGATGGGGCTCAACGCGTCGCCGACGTGTGAAATCTCGCTCGAGAACGTGCGCCTGTCCGAGGACCGCCTGCTGGGTGCGGCGGGAGACGGCTGGGAGCAGACGAAAACGACCCTCGACGGGGGGCGCATCTCGATCGCCGCGCTCTCGACCGGCCTCGCGCAGGGTGCCTACGAGCACGCGAAACGCTACAGCACGGAACGCGAGCAGTTCGGCCAGCCGATCTCCGAGTTCGACGCGATCCGTGACACGATCGTCGACATGTACCGGAAGACCGAGCGCGCGCGGTTGCTCACTCGGAAGGCCGCTCGAACGTACGATCAGGGAGACCCCGTGACCAGGGAGTCGGCCCTGGCGAAACTCGACGCCAGCGAGGCCGCCCGCGAGGTCGCCGAGGACGCCGTGCAGGTGCTGGGTGGATACGGCTACACGACCGATTTCGCCCCGCAACGGTTCTACCGGGACGCGAAGCTGATGGAGATCGGAGAGGGAACCAGCGAAATTCAGCACCTCGTGCTCGGTCGGGAGCTTGGTCTCTAG
- a CDS encoding DUF7544 domain-containing protein yields MFATKDLSDAIDVTRSFLASASLGMWVKLAIIVFFVGGIGFGSPTVPGGGGDFGGEPTPGPETDPGAGVDIGELLPILIVVGIIVVAIGLVFGLLSALFEFTLLESLRSGEVHIRRYTKRNFGLGVSLFGFRIAIGLIALVIVGGPILATYLLTGSVSFGIFGLMILLGIPVYLVYAVISRFTTVFVAPTMLQEDLGVVAAWKRFWPTMTANWKEYLAYLVLVWIVQFVLTFALGIVLLVVFLVLAIPLILIALIPIIGIIVVLLAVPLIIFVVLLVQVPLVTYLRYYALLVLGDTDAELDLIPDQRAAIRGGDTDDDRRGPNGPTDGWGSGDDGSDGWDSGSDDSDGWDSDSDDSDGWDSDSDGSDGWDSTDETRDDGTSGGDDGGADSWGGPDRWNDSSESDDDRDDRDDRDGW; encoded by the coding sequence ATGTTTGCGACCAAGGATCTGAGTGACGCGATCGACGTGACGCGATCGTTTCTGGCATCGGCCAGTCTCGGGATGTGGGTCAAACTGGCGATCATCGTCTTTTTCGTCGGCGGTATCGGATTCGGCAGCCCGACGGTCCCCGGCGGTGGCGGTGATTTCGGCGGCGAGCCGACGCCCGGGCCGGAGACCGACCCCGGAGCGGGCGTCGACATCGGTGAGCTGCTCCCGATACTCATCGTCGTCGGGATCATCGTCGTGGCCATCGGCCTCGTGTTCGGTCTGCTGAGCGCACTGTTCGAGTTCACGCTGCTCGAGTCACTACGCTCGGGCGAGGTTCACATCCGCCGGTACACGAAGCGCAACTTCGGACTCGGCGTCAGCCTCTTCGGCTTCCGTATCGCGATCGGACTGATCGCCCTCGTCATCGTCGGCGGTCCCATTCTCGCGACGTACCTCCTGACCGGGAGCGTCTCGTTCGGGATATTCGGGCTGATGATACTCCTCGGGATACCGGTGTACCTCGTCTACGCAGTCATCAGCCGGTTCACGACAGTCTTCGTCGCACCGACGATGCTGCAGGAGGATCTGGGCGTCGTCGCCGCCTGGAAGCGGTTCTGGCCGACGATGACCGCAAACTGGAAGGAGTATCTCGCCTATCTCGTTCTCGTCTGGATCGTTCAGTTTGTACTCACATTCGCGCTCGGGATCGTCCTTCTCGTCGTCTTCCTGGTCCTCGCGATCCCCCTCATCTTGATCGCTCTCATCCCGATCATCGGGATCATCGTCGTTCTCCTCGCCGTTCCGCTGATCATCTTCGTGGTGCTTCTGGTGCAGGTCCCGCTCGTCACGTATCTCCGGTACTACGCGCTGTTGGTGCTCGGCGACACGGACGCGGAACTCGACCTGATCCCCGACCAGCGAGCCGCGATCCGCGGTGGCGATACCGACGACGATCGAAGGGGACCGAACGGACCAACCGACGGCTGGGGCTCAGGAGACGACGGCTCTGACGGCTGGGACTCGGGTAGCGACGATTCCGACGGCTGGGATTCGGATAGCGACGATTCCGACGGCTGGGATTCGGATAGCGATGGTTCCGACGGCTGGGATTCGACGGACGAAACGCGCGACGACGGCACCTCCGGCGGAGACGACGGCGGGGCGGATTCGTGGGGCGGTCCAGATCGATGGAACGACTCGAGTGAATCGGACGACGATCGCGACGATCGCGACGATCGCGACGGCTGGTAA
- a CDS encoding RIO1 family regulatory kinase/ATPase domain-containing protein → MDIRRLARGSVEWSRIERVARTLAERYDRECVRVEFLEADNWLSTPCVIDDQWFVKIVSRQNALVHAVLTTGRNVGAFSSGSEGFFDRFDTPREMVEHEYDATERMREIGINAPRPIDAFEVNGLGVLVLEYLPEFESLDDVSDDAVARRAPELFGMLATLHEHGLAHGDLRAENILLCDGEFYFIDATSVHDDRVDETTAYDLACALAVLEPRIGPREAVDAAATAYEPTHLLSAREFLDFVRLRPDHEFDSTTLRSELEKAADLGGQ, encoded by the coding sequence ATGGACATCCGCCGGCTCGCACGAGGATCCGTCGAGTGGAGCCGCATCGAGCGCGTCGCTCGCACGCTGGCGGAACGCTACGACCGTGAGTGCGTCCGCGTCGAGTTCCTCGAGGCCGACAACTGGCTCTCGACGCCGTGTGTCATCGATGACCAGTGGTTCGTCAAGATCGTCTCCCGACAGAACGCGCTGGTCCACGCGGTCCTGACGACCGGCCGGAACGTCGGTGCGTTCTCCTCGGGCAGCGAGGGGTTTTTCGACCGGTTCGATACGCCCCGCGAGATGGTCGAACACGAGTACGACGCGACCGAACGGATGCGCGAAATCGGGATCAACGCGCCCCGACCGATCGACGCCTTCGAGGTCAACGGACTCGGCGTCCTCGTCCTCGAGTACCTCCCGGAGTTCGAGTCGCTCGACGACGTCTCCGACGACGCGGTGGCTCGACGAGCGCCGGAACTGTTCGGGATGCTCGCGACCTTGCACGAACACGGGCTCGCTCACGGCGACCTCCGGGCGGAGAACATCCTCCTCTGTGACGGCGAGTTCTACTTCATCGACGCGACCAGCGTTCACGACGACCGTGTCGACGAGACCACCGCGTACGATCTGGCCTGCGCGCTGGCCGTCCTCGAGCCACGCATCGGTCCGCGGGAGGCCGTCGACGCGGCCGCGACCGCCTACGAGCCCACACACTTGCTCTCGGCACGGGAATTCCTCGACTTCGTCCGACTCCGACCCGACCACGAGTTCGACTCGACGACCCTGCGCAGCGAACTCGAGAAGGCGGCCGACCTTGGCGGACAGTGA